In the genome of Desulfovibrio desulfuricans, one region contains:
- the speB gene encoding agmatinase, translated as MSVKQPPSASSSPRFCNTGNFMRMQRLDDPLGMDFAVFGIPFDTGSSYRTGSRFGPSAIRHISSMIKPNNVVFEVNILGELAGGDFGDVNIIPGYIEQSYEAITQFMQPLLDADVVPLGLGGDHAITLAELRAVAARHGKVSLLHFDSHLDLNESVFGQPYNHGTPFRRALEEGLIDPATSIQLGMRGSLYDPDDFKIAADLGFKVLPAHVMREMGLPAVVEAIKQRVGDTKVFLTFDIDFVDPAYAPGTGTPEVGGFTSWEVLSIVRALKNLHYVGFDIVEVMPGIDQAELTAYLAANIGFEFLSILAFQKKSGLR; from the coding sequence ATGTCTGTCAAACAGCCCCCCAGCGCTTCTTCATCCCCGCGATTTTGCAATACCGGCAATTTTATGCGCATGCAGCGCCTGGACGACCCCCTGGGCATGGATTTTGCGGTTTTTGGCATCCCTTTTGACACGGGCAGCTCCTACCGCACCGGTTCGCGCTTCGGGCCCTCCGCCATCCGGCACATCTCAAGCATGATCAAACCCAACAACGTCGTCTTTGAGGTCAATATTCTTGGCGAACTGGCTGGCGGCGACTTTGGCGACGTCAATATCATACCCGGATATATCGAGCAGTCCTACGAGGCCATCACCCAGTTCATGCAACCCCTGCTTGACGCAGACGTTGTACCGCTGGGCCTTGGCGGCGACCACGCCATCACCCTGGCCGAGCTGCGCGCCGTTGCCGCCCGGCACGGCAAGGTAAGCCTGCTGCACTTTGACTCGCACCTGGACCTGAACGAATCCGTGTTCGGCCAGCCCTACAACCACGGCACGCCCTTTCGCCGCGCTCTCGAAGAAGGGCTCATCGACCCCGCAACCTCCATCCAGCTGGGCATGCGCGGCTCGCTCTACGACCCGGACGACTTCAAGATTGCCGCTGATCTGGGTTTCAAGGTGCTGCCCGCGCACGTCATGCGCGAGATGGGCCTGCCCGCGGTTGTCGAAGCCATCAAGCAGAGGGTAGGCGACACAAAGGTGTTCCTTACCTTTGACATTGATTTTGTAGACCCCGCCTACGCCCCCGGCACGGGCACGCCCGAGGTCGGCGGTTTTACCTCGTGGGAGGTGCTGAGCATCGTGCGCGCGCTCAAAAACCTGCACTATGTGGGGTTTGACATTGTAGAGGTCATGCCCGGCATTGATCAGGCCGAGCTGACCGCCTATCTTGCCGCCAACATCGGCTTTGAATTTTTGTCCATCCTTGCCTTTCAGAAAAAAAGCGGCTTGCGCTAG
- a CDS encoding DUF1989 domain-containing protein, producing MSQYITIPGRCGDAAVVRAGERIEIVNITGEQVVDTWAFNLRNPLEYMSMQHVRPDLNKGVPGPGDRLVTNYRRPVLTMLEDTSNGAHDTFMAACDIYRYMGLGVQGYHANCTDNMYAALRNVGINVNFCPCPLNLWMNTPIVDNAARWLPPLSKPGDHVLLEAHFDCVVVMSACPQDILPINGKNCVPSDVQYRVCAA from the coding sequence CGTTGTACGCGCCGGAGAACGCATTGAAATCGTCAACATCACCGGCGAGCAGGTGGTGGACACCTGGGCCTTTAACCTGCGCAACCCGCTTGAATACATGTCCATGCAGCATGTGCGCCCGGACCTCAACAAGGGCGTCCCCGGCCCCGGCGACAGGCTGGTGACCAACTACCGCCGCCCCGTGCTCACCATGCTCGAAGACACCAGCAACGGCGCGCACGACACCTTTATGGCCGCCTGCGACATATACCGTTACATGGGCCTTGGCGTGCAGGGCTACCACGCCAACTGCACGGACAACATGTACGCGGCCCTGCGCAATGTGGGCATAAACGTAAATTTTTGCCCCTGCCCGCTGAACCTGTGGATGAACACCCCCATTGTGGACAACGCAGCCCGGTGGCTGCCGCCCCTGAGCAAGCCGGGCGACCATGTGCTGTTGGAGGCGCACTTTGACTGCGTGGTGGTCATGTCCGCCTGCCCGCAGGATATTTTGCCCATTAACGGCAAAAACTGCGTGCCCTCGGACGTGCAATACAGGGTTTGCGCGGCCTGA